A stretch of the Planctomycetota bacterium genome encodes the following:
- the speB gene encoding agmatinase, with amino-acid sequence MNERRTQLPNPRLQPRFGGICTFGRYPRLEDVESEARPIDWLVYGVPYDSGVTYRPGTRFGPRAIRAESQYLKHYSMPHDVDVPEVLSLADAGDAPVEPYDCRGTLDAVAGFARALPDPTHTKLLAIGGDHSIAYANMRATFERRGGEALAAVHFDTHLDTVDAVWGERWGHASPFVRAIEDGLIDPKRMISIGIKGPLNSKDDLAYARDHGITIVSQDDLDAGEGEAAIRGFLDRTAGSATYATFDVDCIDPAYAPGTGTPCPGGLTPREAFALLRRMRGASIVGADIVEVLPERDPGGYTALLAAHVAFEILCLDAAQRGPAE; translated from the coding sequence ATGAACGAGCGACGCACCCAGCTCCCCAACCCGCGGCTGCAACCCCGCTTCGGCGGCATCTGCACGTTCGGTCGGTATCCCAGGCTCGAGGACGTCGAGTCCGAGGCTCGGCCGATCGACTGGCTGGTCTACGGCGTGCCGTACGACTCGGGCGTGACCTACCGGCCGGGCACTCGCTTCGGCCCTCGGGCGATCCGGGCGGAGTCGCAGTACCTCAAGCACTACTCGATGCCGCACGACGTGGACGTGCCGGAGGTGCTGTCGCTCGCGGACGCCGGCGATGCGCCCGTCGAGCCCTACGACTGCAGGGGCACCCTCGATGCCGTGGCCGGGTTTGCACGCGCCTTGCCCGACCCGACGCATACGAAGCTGCTGGCCATCGGCGGGGATCACTCCATCGCCTACGCCAACATGCGGGCGACCTTCGAGCGGCGCGGGGGCGAGGCGCTAGCGGCCGTCCACTTCGATACCCACCTCGACACGGTCGACGCGGTCTGGGGCGAGCGATGGGGGCACGCCTCGCCGTTCGTCCGGGCGATCGAGGATGGGTTGATCGATCCGAAGCGGATGATCTCGATCGGCATCAAGGGGCCGCTGAACAGCAAGGACGACCTGGCCTACGCCCGCGACCACGGCATCACGATCGTGAGCCAGGACGACCTCGATGCGGGCGAGGGCGAGGCGGCCATCCGCGGCTTCCTGGATCGCACCGCGGGCTCGGCGACGTACGCCACCTTCGATGTGGATTGCATCGATCCCGCCTACGCACCGGGCACGGGGACGCCCTGCCCGGGCGGACTCACGCCGCGCGAGGCATTCGCGCTGCTGCGGCGGATGCGGGGGGCATCGATCGTCGGGGCCGACATCGTCGAGGTCCTGCCCGAGCGCGACCCCGGTGGCTACACGGCGCTGCTGGCGGCCCACGTGGCCTTCGAGATCCTGTGCCTCGATGCGGCGCAGCGCGGTCCCGCGGAGTAG
- a CDS encoding C45 family peptidase, which produces MNPPADTRPRLLFRALDEAEHRDEVRDVFYAYWPSYRSWIARSGRTPSARRSREAYLGCMPEMEPVLEHQRDAFGTEAEVLRLLTLYAPPPMVRGCSQAVWIGDGDAALVRNYDHAPQLSDGLVLRANWGGTRTLAMTDCLVGALDGINEHGVAIALAFGGRPAHGDGFAASMLVRYALQVASTTDEAVDAMRRVPCAMTYTFLIIDAQAHHATVYAAPDRLPKIDHLPASTNHQGRIEWPRYAAFSKTAERLAHLRACLDANPSLHELQRALLEPPLHRTGYERGSGTLYTATYRTADRCLELHWPDARMAIGLEGDMPEPHLAVYDTS; this is translated from the coding sequence GTGAACCCGCCGGCCGACACGCGGCCCCGCTTGCTCTTCCGCGCGCTCGATGAGGCCGAGCACCGCGACGAGGTGCGCGACGTGTTCTATGCGTACTGGCCGTCCTACCGCTCGTGGATCGCTCGCAGCGGCCGCACGCCGTCGGCCCGCCGATCGCGCGAGGCCTACCTCGGCTGCATGCCCGAGATGGAACCCGTGCTGGAGCACCAGCGCGACGCCTTCGGCACAGAGGCCGAGGTCCTGCGGCTCCTGACGCTCTATGCGCCGCCGCCGATGGTCCGGGGCTGCTCGCAGGCGGTCTGGATCGGCGATGGGGACGCGGCGCTCGTCCGCAACTACGACCACGCGCCGCAGCTCTCCGATGGCCTCGTGCTCCGCGCCAACTGGGGCGGCACACGCACGCTCGCCATGACCGATTGCCTCGTGGGCGCCCTCGACGGCATCAACGAGCACGGCGTGGCGATCGCGCTGGCCTTCGGCGGCCGACCGGCGCACGGCGATGGATTCGCCGCCTCCATGCTCGTGCGTTACGCCCTCCAGGTCGCATCCACAACCGATGAGGCGGTCGACGCGATGCGGCGGGTGCCGTGTGCGATGACCTATACGTTCCTCATCATCGATGCCCAAGCGCACCACGCGACGGTGTACGCCGCCCCGGACCGCCTACCGAAGATCGACCACCTGCCCGCCTCGACCAACCACCAGGGCAGGATTGAGTGGCCCCGCTACGCGGCGTTCTCGAAGACGGCCGAGCGGCTCGCGCACCTGCGGGCGTGCCTGGATGCGAACCCGTCGCTGCACGAGCTGCAGCGGGCCCTGCTCGAGCCGCCGCTGCACCGCACCGGCTACGAACGCGGCTCGGGCACCCTCTACACGGCGACCTACCGCACCGCCGACCGCTGCCTGGAATTGCACTGGCCCGATGCTCGCATGGCCATCGGCCTCGAGGGCGATATGCCCGAGCCGCACCTGGCGGTGTATGACACTTCGTAG